AACCTTTACAATCTGGTTTCACTGCTTTTCATAGCACGGAGtctgctttgttaaaagtgtccaatgacattttaataaCAGTGGATGCTGGTAAAAATACTGTGTTGATGCTACTAGATCTTACAGCTGCCTTTGATACTGTAGACCATTACACACTTCTCTGGTGCTTGGAGCATCTGTTTGGTATCAAGGGCACTGCCCTACAATGGCTCAGCTCATATCTTAAGGACAGGTCTTTCTCGGTAGCGTTGGGTAATTTCTGCTCTTCTTCTAgtcctattattagtggtgttcCTCAAGGCTCTATTTtgggcccacttctttttaatttatatatgcggccgttggggaatattattagggctcacaatgtctcttttcatttatatgctgatgatacctagttgtacattcctttgaaagctggtgactccattcagccattgttggactgtctggatgacattaaaaaaatggttaacaaataatttcctccgacttaatgaagacaaaactgaaataattgtttttggccccctgagattgagagatggtctcattaaCGAGCTCCATAAACACTTtccctcaatttcttcccaggttcGGAATCTTGGCTTCATtctggactcagaattatgcttaatCAAGCAGATAAATTTGGTTGTTAAGACTAGTTTTTATCAACTACAGATTATTtcaaaactcaaaacatttttgtctttccaggatttggagaaggttattcatgcttttattacttctcgcttagattactgtaattcattatacttgggtcttcctcagtcatctctggctcatcttcagatggttcagaatgcagctgcaagactgttgaccagggcaaagaagtttgatcgtgtcaccccaattttagcatcgcttCACTGTCTCCCAGTCCgttttaggattcagtttaaggttctgaagtttgtttttaaaactcttaataatcAAGCTCCTTCGTATCTTGTAGATCTTCTTAATCCACATTCATCAAACAGATGTCTAAGAtattctgataggtttcttttgcatgtccctcGTTCCCGGTCaaaaacaaagggggatagagcttttgcTGTTGCTGCCCCGTCTTTGGAATCaactgccactggacatccgccttgcaccttcttttactacttttaaaaataggcttaaaacatatctcttctaccaggctttttgatcaaatttttaattgtttaaaaaaaaatttattgattttttctGTTGTCTATTGTCTGCTTTTATTTGGTctaattctgtttctattttactttctgtactctgttcagcactttggtcagcgttgctgtgtgaaacgtgctatacaaataaattttacttacttttacttacttactcccgaccagctccatcaaaccacttcaaatgattcagaatgcagcagcacgcctcgtcttcaaccagcccaaaagaacccacgtcacacccctctttatctcactggcttcctgtagccgcccacATCAAAGtgaaggccttgatgctcacctacaagaccttgtctgtaacagcaccctcctacctcaactctctcctgaaggcttacgttccctcatgcaatctgcaaTCAATCAACGACTGACacttagtagttcctactcagtGTGGCACAAGGTCCCtgtcaagaacattcaaactaactgtccctcagtggtggaatgaacttccaaccttaatccggaccacagaatctctcaccatcttcaaaaaacagctaaagacccacctcttctgtgaacacctaaccaacccataaataaataaataaataaataaatataaataaaatttactctggcacttacacctctactctgtgcactttgcttcttctggaactcagttaatggatcttgtatggtagcactacttgtattgttctctgtttgatatatcgctttgcatgtattttctcatttgtaagttgctttggataaaagcgtctgctaaatgaataaatgttatgtaaatgtagtgtgtgtgtgtgtgtatgagatgtttcctgcgatgggttggtcccctgccttgtgtcccaagtcccctgggataggctccaggttcaccaCGGCCCTGTGTATTATAGGGAATAAGGAAAGACTCGGAAATCTAGAAGCCTTACTACTTATTATGCAGAGACTTGTACTTAacgtactgtgtgtatatatattgtaatgtATACTgggtaatatactgtatatacatataattttAGAGATATTGATATTGGTATTGTTTTTTAATCCTGTGTTATGCTCCtaccacaataaataaatgataaaaatgttcCTCATGTACTTTTACTATACTTTTAATTATACTGCCCTGGTGATTTTGCAACTCTCAAGCAACTTACTCTTAAGCAACTTTTTAATTCTCCAAGAACTGTAGGTCATGGAGGTGGAAGTAACAATTTTCAAGaactgttttaaatgtaaactcaGGCCTGTTGAAAACTTTCTAATCTTTGAGGTCTAGATCTTCAAGGTTGATCTCACTAGCTTGCGCTGCGTCCTGGTTTACAGATCACCTAAATTCAGTAAGGATTTCATCCGAGAATTTTCTGACTTTTTGGCCTAACTGAGGTCACACTATGATAGACTTCTGATTCTGGGTGACTTTAATATCCATGTGTGCTGTCAGTCTAAACCCTTGGTCAAAGAGTTTCTTTGTCTCATAGACTCACTTAACTTTGTACAATTTGTTTCTGGACCCACTCAACAGAAGGGTCACATCTTGGACTTAGTGTTTTCACTGCGTTTTTCAGTGACTAAATCTTGACATTTGTGACACTGCTATTTCTGATCATTGTCCAGTGGTTTTGGACTCTGTGTTGGCTTGTACTCTCCCCAAATCTTATCAGTCACATGTCTTCTGAATGTTTTAATTCCTGTACTGCCAGATGATTGATCAATGATTTGCATTTATCTACACAAACCCCAAATGTTGTGAATGCCCTCTCCTCTTGTGTCTATCCCGATGAATTGGTTGATCTTTTTGACAGTACCTGCACTGCTACCCTGTACTCAACTGCCCCCTTGGAGTTACAAGATCCAAGGTGATGAAGAAAGTTCAGCTCAAGTTAAATAGGTCCACTTGAGCTCTCAGGCAGGAGTGTAGACACACTGAGCACAGatggaagaaagacagaaatctGAAACTATAAATATCATATGAAATCTTCAGCGAGTGTCTTAAGCAGTATCAGAGTGCTGTTAAGGAGGCACAGTTGAAATACGTCTTATTTAATTGCACAAAATGCACAAAGGCCGAAGGTCCTTTTTAGTACAATTAATGCCTTTCTAAAACCCTCTCCTAGTGTTCCATTCGAGATTTCTACTGACCTGTGTGATCAGTTTTTAAACTCATTTTACTCATAAAATTGAGGGTATTCAGTCTAACATACCATCTCGTAGTTCTTCTCCTCTAGAAATGCCTCCATGTCAGAGCTCTctttagctttttcaatcagtGTCTCCTTCACAGATCTCTGAAATTGTTTCTGGTATGAAATCCTCTTTCTGCCCTTCTGATGtttgctggcccaaatttagcctattacccaaagacacttaaaattcaacatagaagcaaatactcacatctgtgaacccagttggagatagaaaaaagacaccagccgtgagtgagaagaagcaagggtccagattttatttccacctcacaagatccacaccaatgagaactctcagaagtgatctgacacctggagctcaagctccagtatttatactgtatttacacagtagataaccaatatattttagaaagactatgatttcaataccaatagggttaaaaagagctcatctacattaccatgatgtttaaaaaaggcttatcaaatttaccatgatATTTTGaaagaggcttatcaaatttaccatgatgttttgaaagaggactttctgactaccattaggattgaaagtgggagagagagaaaacaatttagagagatcttagtctcatgttgttatctcataatgttatgtgtgtgcgttGGGGCCTTTAggtgtgttatgtctgcacgcccgcccttgactgtacgagagtgtgtgtgtttctcagcctgcactcctcagctcttatatttctctgtgactaataaaccatagtgtgttactcttaaagatcttaaagtgtgaatccaaccagtcctgtgaattttcaataaaattacatattactcatactaggtctccctcgtgtttatttcatgtaatttttatccacaacatgtTCTGcctttgtatatatttttaacgaGGCTTTTCCTGCTTGGAGTCTAATCGTGACCACTATTGTGAACAGCTAGTCTAGTCAATGGGGTGGTGCTTGACACGTTTAAACATGCCACAGTACAAccgcagtttaaaaaaaaaaaaaagcatcatctTGATCAGCATGTCATGAATAACTATAGACCAATTTCTAAACtatctttcatttaaaaaatcttgGAAAATGTTGTCTATTCTCAGATTTCTTCCTACCTGAGTGCTTTTAGTATTTTGATTGATTTCAGTCCGGTTTCAGGGAACTTCACAGTACTGAATTTGCTTTGTTGAAGGTCACCAATGATATCTTACTCACTCTTGACTCAGGCTCTTGCTGTATTTTAATCTTGCTTGATTTGAGGGCAGCATTTGACACAAAAGATCATGATATCCTTTTGCAAAGACTTGATCATGCTGCTGGGTTTTAGGGGTCTGTGCTGGCGTGGTTTACCTCTTATCTCAAGGACAGAACCTTTTCTGTTAATGTAGGGTAGTGTTTCTCATCCTGTGCTCAAATGCCCTTTGGTGTTCCCCAGGGTTCCATTTTGGTTCCTCTTCTCTTATCTTTATATATGCTTCctctagatcaggggtgtccaatcttgtccgcaaagggctggtgtgggtgcaggttttcattccaaccaagcagaagccacacctctttGCCCAAAATTTATGAATTTCCAGCCACTTTAAACCCACATAGGTACCTACTGTACATGCTGCTTACACTTAATACATACACCAGAACAGTCGTTATCATATATACTACTACAATATGGCATATTTTGTAATTTAtgtacagtacaataaaaaaaagtatttcttctggttttgtgtatgcttcacactaaattgtttcagcaattaaaacaaaatccaagataaaacaaaggcaacttgaataaacacaaaatacagttttttaaatgataatgttatttaatgaagcaaaaaagctatccaataccaactgggcctgtctgaaaatgtatttgccccatagatactaattccccaaatctatgaaaccgCATTCGTAATGttgttcagctggactagacacaaccaagactgattactgcaaaccctgttaaatcaaatcaacactttaatagaactttttcaacagcatgaagttggttgaAGGTCTTAccccaggggtgtccaatcttatccggaaagggctggtgtgggtgcaggttttcattccaaccaagcaggagccacacctgattccacatgtttaatcagttgatcttggctttcaatagattcgtgtgtggctcctgcttggttggaatgaaaacctgcacccacaccggccctttctggataagattggacacccctgtcttacccagtaacacactatgccgaaattgaaagaaattccagaaatgatgaggaagaaggtgattgaaatacataaGACTGGGGAGGGTTACTAAGCTATTCAAAGGCTAttcccagaagtgtccaaccttccaaaattcctccaagaacacagcaactgctcatccaggaagtcacaaagagccaaggacaacatcacagGAACTACAggcttcatccatccatccatcttctataccgcttattcttccttcagggtcacggggaaacctggagcccatcccagggagcatcgggcacaaggcggggtacaccctgggcagggtgccagtccatcgcagctacaggcctctcttgcatcaataaaggtcctcagtccataaattgaaactcaagcacaactggataatgcagcaagacaatgcgTAAGGactaagtcctagtcctagaagtaagtgaaaaacGGATCTGTTGCAGTTATTATTGCTAAAGGTGACACAACCAGCTTTAAactttaagggggcaattagtttttcacatgggtgataggtgttggttcacttttttttttttttttttgcttcaataaaaatataaataaataaaaactatattgtgtttactcagattgcctttgtttaaaattccgtttgaagatctaaaactatttagtatgagatatacacaaaaacgtAAGAAATCATATGGGCAAATACATcaaatgtgtgtaaatagtCTACATTGGCGGAAACCTAACAGTAAACGTGAGCATACGTGTGAACATTTTAATGAGTTTGAAAcgtaattttatttgtttttgtttttttactttctgcATGTTCATCTCGACCCTGTGAGACACTAGGCTACGTCGTTTTACTTGTTAATGGTTTCTGAGAATGTGTGGTCAGAGCGATGCATTAGTGTATATTCGAGCCTCTTGTAAACGCGTGATATATCTTCTGGTGTATTTTCGCAGTTCACACATAACATATACGCAGAAGTTGACAGGTCGACATATTTCCTTGACGACCATTGAAACGAAACTCGATTGTTATGAGGAAGTGGCCAGATTTCACATTAGCCTACATGCTATCCTGAAACGGAACCAGTCGACGCCTCGGGTGCTTTGTCGAAAACAACAGCGTTGTAAACTGCATTTGTCGGCTCTGGCGTCGCGCGTTTAATGGTTTTAGTGATGGAGGACAGTGATGGAGTTCTAGCTCTGCAGGAGTACATCAACAATGTGGATCATTCCTCCTTACCGCGCATTCTCCAGGTCTGCTCCGGAGTATATTTCCAAGGTAACTAATCGCTACACTTTTTAGATATTTATCCTACAGCCGCATGGCGTAATCTGCATCCTGTGACCTTTATAACAGTTCAACATCTGGTTAAATATTTAAGCGAAATTTGCTACTTGTTTCACGTCAGAAAGCGCGAAACATTAAGTTTCACAAAAACTAATTCATACAGACTATACAATGAAGAAATCATGACATCTGAAATGAACCTGggacttttattttctttgactAATAAAGCAATGCTGATTATCAATCTGTATTTTATTAGATCATTCATACAGGAGCAAGTTAGACGTCATTTATTTTCTGCCCATCAGCCAGCACTGTAAagattcagttatttatttgtgtgtctaTTTTGTTTAATGAGAAGTACTGGGGCATTGTTTTACAGGCTCCGTGTATGAGATCTCAGGTAGTGAGGTCTGTCTGTCTACTGGCGACTTGGTGAAGATTACCAGTTTCGAGCTCTTGTCAGTCTCCTGCGAGGACATGAGTAATAAGACCACATTTGAGCTGCCACTCGAGCATTCTGGTAGGTATTGAAATAGTAAGTATGTAATGCATGAAATAATGGCataaaatgagtaaataagGCATTGGAAGACACAACTACAACAATATTTTGTATTCAAGTTGagtattatttataaaataaaataaaaactatttttatttttttttaaatgctgtaacTATTCAGTTTCCTTATTGTTCATGCTATTCTTTAGGTCTGTTCAAATTGATTCCTGAGGATCTTCCTTACAGTACAATAGAGGAGATAGCAGGCCTTCTACCTGTTGGTCTGGATGCCTTTGGCTCATTCACCTTCTTCAGCAAAAATGAGCTCATCATTGAGAACCTTACAGTGCCAGCTGGAACAGAGATGACAGTTCTATCTGTGGAGCTCAATAACTATGGGGAGAGTTTTGCTCGCTGCCGGCTGATGGGCCAACAGGAAGCCTCTGCAGAAGTGTACATTCCCTTCTCCTGTCATGGAGAGTTCTATGAATGTCAGAATGATCGTGACTACTCCCTTCATGAGATCATGTACTCAGCCAGACTGTGTAAGAGAAGATTCTGTAAGACAAAACCAACAAAATGTGGCGGCCCCCTGTTTTTTAGCCCAATCTATCAAATCCAAGGCATCATGCACAGTATGTATTACCAATCCATCTGAtctaatatttctttcttttcatcattAGCTTGTGTATGTAACTAAGCCTCATCAGTATTTGACGTAtggttattattgttgttttcacAGTGAGAAAGAACATAGTGAAGTTTCCCTCGAGCCTGGAAGTGGATGTAATTGACGTGACTGAACAATGTAAACATTTAACTTTTGTAACACCACTATCTCTAGCTGAGGTAGCTTCTCAGCCAAATGAGGCCTTTCCAACTATGGCAGAGATCTTAGAAGGACCTGAGGCTAATACCTTATTTCACTGCAGCTGGTTCAAAGAGCTACAAAAAGGCAAGCACCTATTGCTGCACGGGTGCAATACAACACACATGGTGTTAGCATGTACACCAAAGGGGAGAAAAGCCCAGCAGTACTTCCTGCTTTCTCAGGGCTATGGTGGCCAAATACGGAGAAGAGCAAGGGAGTTTAGCTCAGTGTATGAAGTGTATGTGgcattctctcactctccagGACTAAGAATATCTGTGACAAGGCACTGTGAGGAAGTTGAGGAGGAAGGTGTGCCTGCTCTAAGCGTTGGGGAACAGCTGGAGGTTCTGAGATTGCAGACAGCAAACAGGTCAGGAAATGAGTTAGGTGCTCCACCGAGTGTGGACAGCCTGATCTGCAAAATAATtgaggacgaggacgaggacgaggacgataatcagagtgatagagagagtgaggtaTGCCTCCCTCTATTCACTCCAGCCAACTTTGTTGAAAAACTTTCGGACAAGAAAAAGTATGGCTTAGCCGAACTATGCAAGAACTTCTCCTTTCCTCTGGATGTCAAGGTGGTGAATCATGATAAAACACTGGAAAAAGATCCACTGGCAGGATTAGCAGCGCTGAGACTTGAAGAAGCTCTAGAAGAGACAACTGTGCTTGCCAGCTTGCCTAATACTCCAGAGCAATGCTTTGAATTGCCTGTTCGCTGGCTGAAAATGTCATTCTCCTTCATCTCAGACACCATACCCTGGCCTGATTGCGAGAACTCAGAGGTTCACCTACAGACCGTCACTGAAGTAACAGAGCACTTCTACCATGAATATCATAAGCTTACTGAAAAACCTATGGCTCCTCCTCCACGTCCTCCTAAGCACAAAAAATTGTCCTTACAACCACAGAAAAGGTGTGCTACACCAAGGGATGCCAGTCAGCATGTCAAAAGTAGCCTCCCCATTGGAAAACTGGACAGTACGTCTCTGGaccaaacaaaacgcagaccacctccaccaccaccaaatAAAGTAAGCAGTCACATGAACATCATCTTTCACTGTTTTACTCTTTCActtatattaatttaaaatcagACATGTGTATTATTGTCTGGTAGATTCTGatgcacattttgttttttacttgaaGTGTTgttctttcacattttaaagAACAGTGCCAAGTCTCAAATCCTAAAGACAAATATCCATGTATCATTTgttttttcatattaaaattaagaaccaaatatcagaaaataacaataaaatataaataaatcaaataaaaatgtatgattaGATTTCAATAATAAGTTTATTAAAATATGGTTTTAGTAGctgctttttaaatgtattttatgttaTAGCCTCTTTAAACTTGATAAATTTTGcccatttctttaaaaaaaaaaaaaaaaaaaaaaaaaaaaaacttaaatacaAAAACTTTTATAGGATTAtctaaaaaagcaaaacaacttTTATATAACTGTAATTTCAGGGAAAGCAAATGGTTTAACTGCAGTCAATGTTTCTGCAGTCTTCTTTGAGAGTTACACGTTTGGCTCCCTTAAATAGTAAGAAACTCGATGCTCGGGGGGGGGTCCTTatccagcacaacacaaacAGGTAGCTTCCAGATTATGGCCAACAAagccattttttcattttctgatatttggTTCTTAATTGAATATAAAAAGTACAAATGATACACAGATTAACATAAACTTCCCCTTTTCTCCGCCTGAATTACTCTGACGTTAATAACTTTCCTCTTCTGCTTTCTCTGCTTCCTTTATGCAAATTAGACAGAAGAGCTGCCCCCTCCTTTGCTTCCTAGAAAGTCTGTGTCAGACAGTTTGGTCATACCTAATACGTATGTGAAGCCCCCAAGGAAACAGCTTGAAAATCCACAAAATTCAGGTCAGTGCTCACTTGACAAAATGTAAAGCTTTACTCTAATCATAGATgtcttaattaaaaaataaataaataaattcaacgCTATCCATTTCAAGACCAACAGAGAAATATTGCGAGTATTTTTGACccccttactttttttttttttttttaaatcctaaacAGCAAGAAACTCCTCAGACAGCGATCATGACTACGAACCTGTGGAAGACATTATAAATTCTTTTGATCATATCATGTTTTACTAGAGCTTTATAATCCTGAAAATGACACTCACAAAAAACCACATAGGAGATAAAACAGTGTTGTGATATGTCTAATGTACATAATGAAACTGTTTTAATCTTTTTTATTAGgcaataagaaaaataaacaaattgtaaCATCTAAAAAAGAAAATTTGTAAAGACTGTTACAaattaacaatttatttaagGATAGAAATGTCTTTAAAGTACACTGTgtacattaatattaaaatgtgtacCAAAAGAGTTTATTATTTCCCTCACAAACTACATGAACTGTTGAGAGGCCTGCATGAATAACCTCGCATCTTAAATGTTGCTTTGTTCAACACCTGTCAGGCCGACCATTTTCTGGCCACAacgtattcctagcactgatgATATGCACTGCCTCAAATGTTACATCGTGTGCTAGCATAGATTAATCTAGTTTTATCATTAGCAGGCAGTTAGAGATGGTTTACTGTTGCAGTGCTTAAAGATGATAGATGGTCCTTAGGCCTCTTGATCGGTTGATCTGAAGTGGTCCTCATCGATAGTAGAAAAGATGTGTCCTTCATTGCTGAGAAAGTCCACAACCTGCCTGTGAATACAATGGAGAGTATTTACTctagtaaataaaatacataaagtgCAGGTTCTCAAAGTGTGAGCAGGGACACCCAGAAGTCTGTGAAATAAAGTCAGAGTccatggtttttattttatttacagtggtgCAAAATACAACCCACCATAATCAAAGTTATTGCAATTATTATGGAGTCCTTGTAGtttttagcctgtttgactGATCCGTTAAATTGgattaatccaaacctcaataactcaaacaAGTAGAACTACAAATAAAGTCAAATCAGACCTAAAGTGTTTAGTTGGTAGAAAATTCAGGAAACGAAATGAACATGGCTCTGATATATAGACAAAAATACTGTACACTTTAAAATAATGTTCAAGAAATCAATCTGTACTTAAGGAGAGTGTGGAATTTATTTAGCAGTTCCCAAAGGGGTCCCTGGATAGAAAACATTTCCCTGATCAAGGGAAAGTGGTACAATTAATTACatcaataaaatattacattatcaGCATCCTGCTTTTCCTAACCATTTGGTTATGAACCATAcata
This genomic window from Ictalurus punctatus breed USDA103 chromosome 1, Coco_2.0, whole genome shotgun sequence contains:
- the themis2 gene encoding protein THEMIS2; translated protein: MVLVMEDSDGVLALQEYINNVDHSSLPRILQVCSGVYFQGSVYEISGSEVCLSTGDLVKITSFELLSVSCEDMSNKTTFELPLEHSGLFKLIPEDLPYSTIEEIAGLLPVGLDAFGSFTFFSKNELIIENLTVPAGTEMTVLSVELNNYGESFARCRLMGQQEASAEVYIPFSCHGEFYECQNDRDYSLHEIMYSARLCKRRFCKTKPTKCGGPLFFSPIYQIQGIMHMRKNIVKFPSSLEVDVIDVTEQCKHLTFVTPLSLAEVASQPNEAFPTMAEILEGPEANTLFHCSWFKELQKGKHLLLHGCNTTHMVLACTPKGRKAQQYFLLSQGYGGQIRRRAREFSSVYEVYVAFSHSPGLRISVTRHCEEVEEEGVPALSVGEQLEVLRLQTANRSGNELGAPPSVDSLICKIIEDEDEDEDDNQSDRESEVCLPLFTPANFVEKLSDKKKYGLAELCKNFSFPLDVKVVNHDKTLEKDPLAGLAALRLEEALEETTVLASLPNTPEQCFELPVRWLKMSFSFISDTIPWPDCENSEVHLQTVTEVTEHFYHEYHKLTEKPMAPPPRPPKHKKLSLQPQKRCATPRDASQHVKSSLPIGKLDSTSLDQTKRRPPPPPPNKTEELPPPLLPRKSVSDSLVIPNTYVKPPRKQLENPQNSARNSSDSDHDYEPVEDIINSFDHIMFY